The Simkaniaceae bacterium genome segment CCTGTTCAAGCTGTCACCCAACTTCTCTTTGCCAATCACAGCAATTTCGTCAGTGACTTTCATAACGCTATAGAACAAGGCCATACCTCAATCAAAGTTAAGGTAGGCAACCTGACATCGCAAGAAGCAATTCAACTTTTTCGTGAGCTACCTCTAGCCCGCATTTCGCTGCGTCTCGATATGAATCGCAATTGGAAGGCAAAAGAAGCGATTGCCTTTCTCTCATCTCTTCCCCCCCATGCGATTGATTATGTCGAAGAACCGGGCGCAGATTTTAAGTCGATGGACATGGTTCGCAATGAAACGGGATGCGCTTTAGCTCTTGATGAAACATTGCGCCTCTATCCACTTGAAAATCTTATCAATGACATTGAATTTGACGTAGCGATTATCAAGCCCTCTTTGCAACCCTATCTATTAGAAACAATAGCTAAGCTCAATTTATTATCTAAAAAATGGACACTCAGTTCGAGTTTCGAATCTGTTATTGGAATCGATCAGATCAAAAAAATGGCACTTCGCGAGCAACAACCCTATCCATTAGGCATTGACACCATCAAATTTATCAAGGATTGTCGCTATGCAGTGCCTTGTTAAGCAATGGACAAAAATGACCCCTCATGCTCCTGCTATTCGACATCAAAATAAGACTCTCTCTTATTCAGAACTCGACCAATTGATTGAAAAAAAAGTCACATCCCTCTCTTCTCAATCTCATCAAAATATCCCGACCATTGTAGCCCATCCTACGATCGATACGCTCGTCATGATTTTTGCTTGCAGGCGACTGGGTCTTCCTCTTTCACTTCTTAACCCCCATGAGAATCAATCACCCCTTCCCCTCTCAACCTTTGACTTTAACTCACATAGCAACCCATCGGATCTTCCCTTTTTACTTTTTAAAACATCGGGATCAATGGCCAACCCAAAAATTGCCGTTCTTTCTTATGCTAATTTTTTTTATAGCGCTAAGGGCTTTATTGAGCGCTTCTCATTGACATCCAAAACGAGCTGGTACCTCTCTCTCCCCCTCTTTCACGTAGCCGGTGTTTGCGCAGCCTTTCGAGTATTTTATGTAGGAGCAACACTCATATTGCCAACATCTAAAGATCATCTCATCAATGACCTTCAAGAGCAATTGCCTACTTGGACTTCAATGGTTCCCACTCAACTCTACCGCATTCTCTCATGTGCCAAATCCGATAAAAACCTCTCTCAGATCCACTTTATGGTTGGAGGAAGTAAAATAGGCTCCGACCTACTTCTGCAGGCAAAAAAAAACAACCTGAAGATCTATTTAACTTATGGCATGACAGAAATGGCCTCTTCCATTGCCATGGGCTATTATTGTATTGGAAAAGTGCTCCCTTACCGCAACATTTGTATAGATGAAAAGGGGCATATTTGTGTCGGAGGAGAAACCCTTTTTCTCGGTTATATCATCGATAAAAAATTTACCCCTACGCCCTTGACACATCAAAATTGTTTCATCACATCAGATCTTGGAAGCCTATTACCCGATCAAAGCCTGATTGTGCATGGGCGGAGCGATCGAGTCATTATTAAAGGGGGAGAAAATATATCCTTAGAGGAAATTGAGGATGCAATTTATACGGTTCCGGGAGTTATTTCTGCTAAAGTCATTGGTAAAGAGCATCCGGAATACGGTGAAATCCCCATTGCTTTTATTGAAAGCCACCCCTTTGATCTACATTCATTAAGAAGTCTGATTGAAAAGGTACTGCCGCCTTTTAAACGGCCCCATCAAATCCTACCTATGCCTTCTTATGAGGGGATTAAGGTGCGCTCTTCAGATCTTCCCACCGGTAGCGTTTGAAGAATCTGTTTAAGCATGCTTGGAATAACACACGGCCTTCCTTTTTCTCTATCCATCACGCAATGCACAATGCGGGCATCTCCTACTTTTTGAGCTCCATTATGCAGATAAAAATCGAGTGTGAATGAGGATGAGCCCATATGCTTTAAATACATTTCAACACAAAGCGCATCATTAACTCGAATCGGAGCTATAAAATTTGATTCAACATGGACAATAGGCATTAAATAATCACCTTCTCGGATGATGTGAGATAGGGGCAATTCACTCTTTTC includes the following:
- a CDS encoding AMP-binding protein, with amino-acid sequence MQCLVKQWTKMTPHAPAIRHQNKTLSYSELDQLIEKKVTSLSSQSHQNIPTIVAHPTIDTLVMIFACRRLGLPLSLLNPHENQSPLPLSTFDFNSHSNPSDLPFLLFKTSGSMANPKIAVLSYANFFYSAKGFIERFSLTSKTSWYLSLPLFHVAGVCAAFRVFYVGATLILPTSKDHLINDLQEQLPTWTSMVPTQLYRILSCAKSDKNLSQIHFMVGGSKIGSDLLLQAKKNNLKIYLTYGMTEMASSIAMGYYCIGKVLPYRNICIDEKGHICVGGETLFLGYIIDKKFTPTPLTHQNCFITSDLGSLLPDQSLIVHGRSDRVIIKGGENISLEEIEDAIYTVPGVISAKVIGKEHPEYGEIPIAFIESHPFDLHSLRSLIEKVLPPFKRPHQILPMPSYEGIKVRSSDLPTGSV
- a CDS encoding thioesterase family protein, whose product is MIYHRKIFLQDTDATGVIYFSQQLKISLEAFENFLEKSELPLSHIIREGDYLMPIVHVESNFIAPIRVNDALCVEMYLKHMGSSSFTLDFYLHNGAQKVGDARIVHCVMDREKGRPCVIPSMLKQILQTLPVGRSEERTLIPS